The Solibacillus sp. FSL R7-0682 genome includes a window with the following:
- the dapA gene encoding 4-hydroxy-tetrahydrodipicolinate synthase, with amino-acid sequence MDFGRIGTAMITPFKKDGTINYPELERIINHLIDNGTDSIIACGTTSENPTMSTDEKIEVVRFTVEKVAGRVPVIAGTGDNETAYSIMMTHKAEENGANGIMLVTPYYNKPNQRGMYAHFETIAKQTSLPVMLYNVPGRTGANILADTTIALSRDVENITCIKEASGNLDQMGDIIENVESDFYVYSGDDGLTLPLLAIGGRGIISVASHVIGKDMQQMIRAFEEGRHQEAAQIHRALLPLVRALFAQPNPSPIKYAMTKLGFDTLDVRMPMMEMLPEEKAAFDEIWETYQAKAEKFRALQNI; translated from the coding sequence ATGGATTTCGGACGTATTGGAACTGCTATGATTACACCGTTTAAAAAAGACGGTACAATTAACTATCCAGAGCTTGAACGTATTATCAATCATCTAATCGATAATGGCACTGATTCTATTATCGCTTGTGGTACGACATCAGAAAACCCAACGATGTCGACTGATGAAAAAATTGAAGTCGTGCGATTTACAGTTGAAAAGGTAGCTGGGCGTGTTCCAGTTATTGCAGGGACTGGTGATAATGAAACGGCTTATTCCATAATGATGACACATAAGGCGGAAGAAAATGGTGCTAACGGCATTATGCTAGTAACACCTTATTACAATAAGCCAAATCAACGTGGTATGTATGCACACTTTGAAACAATTGCAAAACAAACATCCTTACCAGTAATGCTATATAACGTGCCGGGGCGTACAGGTGCGAATATTTTAGCGGATACGACAATTGCGTTAAGTAGAGACGTAGAAAATATCACGTGCATAAAAGAAGCAAGTGGTAACTTAGATCAAATGGGTGACATCATTGAAAATGTCGAATCAGACTTTTATGTATACTCGGGTGATGATGGTTTAACGTTACCATTACTTGCAATCGGAGGACGTGGCATTATTTCTGTTGCGTCTCATGTAATTGGAAAGGATATGCAGCAAATGATTCGAGCATTTGAAGAAGGGCGTCATCAAGAGGCAGCGCAAATTCACCGTGCCTTACTTCCACTTGTTCGCGCATTATTCGCACAGCCAAACCCATCGCCAATTAAATATGCGATGACGAAGCTTGGTTTTGACACGTTAGATGTGCGAATGCCAATGATGGAAATGCTACCTGAAGAAAAGGCTGCATTCGATGAAATTTGGGAAACGTATCAAGCGAAGGCAGAAAAGTTCCGTGCCTTGCAAAATATCTAA
- a CDS encoding aspartate-semialdehyde dehydrogenase translates to MTKQLNVAVVGATGAVGTKMMEKLVERKFPIKSIKFLASARSAGNPIEFNGQTYTIEEATPESFEGIDVALFSAGGSVSAVLAPEAAKRGAIVIDNTSHFRMDPEVPLVVPEVNRHALKDIPKGIIANPNCSTIQMVAALQPIREKFGLTKVVVSTYQAVSGSGIAAIEELREQNAQWDAGKNVEAKVLPVKSDEKHYPIARNVIPQIDKFTENGFTYEEMKMINETKKIMEAPDMKVAATCVRVPVVSGHSESVYIELEKEATVEEIFSVLKDAPNIVLQDDITQQLYPMPIFAENEDPTFVGRIRRDLDNKKGFHLWIVSDNLLKGAALNSIQIAEALLEDNLL, encoded by the coding sequence ATGACAAAGCAATTGAATGTTGCCGTAGTTGGGGCAACAGGAGCAGTAGGTACAAAAATGATGGAAAAATTAGTTGAGCGCAAATTTCCGATTAAATCGATAAAATTTTTAGCGTCTGCTCGTTCAGCAGGCAACCCAATCGAGTTTAATGGTCAAACATATACAATTGAAGAAGCAACACCAGAAAGTTTTGAAGGTATTGATGTAGCATTATTCTCAGCGGGGGGCTCTGTTTCGGCCGTGCTTGCGCCTGAAGCAGCAAAACGTGGTGCCATTGTTATTGATAATACGAGTCATTTCCGTATGGATCCTGAAGTACCGTTAGTCGTACCTGAAGTGAATCGCCATGCATTAAAAGATATTCCAAAAGGCATTATCGCCAATCCGAACTGTTCTACAATTCAAATGGTTGCGGCATTACAACCGATTCGAGAAAAGTTTGGGTTAACAAAAGTTGTCGTGTCAACTTACCAAGCAGTGTCAGGTTCGGGTATTGCAGCAATTGAAGAATTACGTGAACAAAATGCACAATGGGACGCTGGTAAAAATGTAGAAGCAAAAGTGTTACCAGTAAAGTCTGACGAAAAACATTATCCAATTGCACGCAATGTAATTCCACAAATTGATAAGTTCACTGAAAATGGATTTACATATGAAGAAATGAAAATGATTAATGAAACGAAAAAAATTATGGAAGCACCTGACATGAAAGTTGCAGCAACATGTGTACGTGTACCAGTTGTATCAGGTCACTCTGAATCTGTTTATATTGAATTAGAAAAAGAAGCGACAGTAGAAGAAATTTTTTCAGTACTAAAGGATGCGCCAAACATTGTATTGCAAGACGATATTACGCAACAATTATACCCTATGCCAATTTTTGCAGAAAATGAAGATCCAACTTTTGTAGGTCGTATTCGCCGAGATTTAGATAATAAGAAAGGGTTCCATTTATGGATTGTTTCAGACAACTTATTAAAAGGGGCTGCATTAAACTCAATTCAAATCGCGGAAGCATTGCTAGAGGATAACTTACTATAA
- a CDS encoding dipicolinate synthase subunit B — MLEGKRIGLGITASHCTYEDVVPKIAQFREAGATVVPIITPSVLHAATRFGTGEEWIEKIEALAGEKVVSSILEAEPFGPKNPLDCMVIAPMTGNSISKFANAATDSPVLMAAKATLRNGSPVVLGISTNDALGLNGMNIMKLLNAKNVYFIPFGQDDPIKKPTSLIADFTKMLETVEYVLVHKKQVQPILIQFFK; from the coding sequence GTGCTTGAAGGAAAACGTATCGGTCTAGGAATTACTGCATCGCACTGTACGTATGAGGACGTTGTTCCTAAAATTGCACAGTTTAGAGAGGCAGGGGCAACGGTAGTACCGATTATTACACCATCTGTACTACATGCAGCAACACGATTTGGAACAGGAGAAGAATGGATTGAAAAGATAGAAGCGTTAGCTGGGGAAAAAGTAGTGAGTTCTATTTTAGAAGCAGAGCCGTTTGGACCGAAAAACCCCCTTGACTGTATGGTCATTGCCCCAATGACAGGCAACTCGATTAGTAAGTTTGCAAATGCTGCAACAGATAGTCCAGTATTAATGGCTGCAAAGGCAACACTTAGAAATGGTTCACCAGTTGTACTTGGCATATCTACGAACGATGCACTAGGCTTAAATGGAATGAACATAATGAAATTATTAAATGCAAAAAATGTATATTTTATTCCATTCGGTCAAGACGATCCAATAAAAAAACCAACGTCACTCATTGCGGATTTTACAAAAATGCTCGAAACTGTCGAGTATGTGCTCGTTCATAAAAAACAAGTTCAACCAATATTAATACAATTTTTTAAATAA
- a CDS encoding dipicolinate synthase subunit A yields MKERWLIIGTDERMKLLAKQLTSKERTIYYKCTTKWDESLNKAILEFHPTIIVLPIQPLKIEVDELYGIRSAQIFAGRIDEHWQKHLQDVKPIYYLQNEAFIWKNAALTAEGFLAHLFVQRVSVQNKKIVITGFGRVAKMLALFLSRLKANVQIAVRSEAQCAEANAYGYEGMLLEADVPCTADLIINTIPTQWLSKEYESWLSCPIYDVASAPGCLNNLVLSQYELLPALPGKYFPQAAANILYETMLDLGRKDKSA; encoded by the coding sequence ATGAAAGAACGTTGGCTCATTATTGGTACAGACGAGCGAATGAAGTTACTCGCCAAACAATTAACGAGTAAAGAGCGGACAATTTACTATAAATGTACGACGAAATGGGATGAATCACTAAATAAAGCGATTTTAGAATTTCATCCAACAATTATTGTATTACCAATTCAGCCATTAAAAATCGAAGTCGATGAGCTGTATGGTATTCGTTCTGCCCAAATTTTTGCTGGGCGAATCGATGAACATTGGCAAAAGCATTTGCAGGATGTAAAACCAATTTATTATTTACAAAATGAAGCATTCATTTGGAAAAATGCTGCATTAACTGCAGAGGGGTTTCTAGCACATTTATTTGTACAGCGTGTAAGTGTGCAAAATAAAAAAATTGTCATAACAGGTTTTGGGCGTGTAGCTAAAATGCTCGCATTATTTTTAAGTAGGCTAAAGGCAAATGTTCAAATTGCGGTACGTTCAGAAGCTCAATGTGCGGAAGCAAATGCTTATGGATATGAAGGTATGTTGCTTGAAGCAGATGTACCATGTACGGCAGATTTGATCATTAATACAATTCCCACTCAATGGTTATCGAAGGAATACGAAAGTTGGTTGTCTTGCCCAATTTATGATGTTGCGTCTGCGCCAGGCTGTTTAAATAATCTCGTATTATCACAATATGAACTGTTACCAGCATTGCCCGGGAAATACTTTCCGCAAGCGGCAGCAAATATTTTATATGAAACGATGCTTGATTTAGGAAGGAAGGATAAAAGTGCTTGA
- a CDS encoding YlmC/YmxH family sporulation protein, producing the protein MLLSELAEKELIEMEKGIRYGFLAETECIFDPKTGKILGFEMPAQMVKMPFQKKKAGMVKYIPWEEILLVGEDRILFHKTTSTMKHPTP; encoded by the coding sequence ATGCTGTTATCAGAGCTTGCTGAGAAAGAATTAATTGAAATGGAAAAAGGGATTCGTTACGGATTTTTAGCAGAAACGGAATGTATTTTTGACCCGAAAACAGGAAAAATATTAGGTTTTGAAATGCCTGCGCAAATGGTAAAAATGCCTTTTCAAAAAAAGAAAGCGGGTATGGTGAAGTATATTCCGTGGGAAGAAATACTGTTGGTTGGGGAAGACCGGATTTTATTTCACAAAACTACATCTACAATGAAGCATCCTACACCATGA
- a CDS encoding GntR family transcriptional regulator, whose product MIIKLSNNSDKPIYEQITEQLKQAILCGTLVTGDALPSIRALAKELKISVMTTKRAYADLERDGFIETVAGKGSFVSDRNQDFLREALVRQIEVHFTKAISIAKTANVRQDELIELLQVLLEEST is encoded by the coding sequence TTGATTATTAAATTAAGTAATAATAGTGACAAACCAATCTACGAGCAAATTACTGAACAGCTAAAGCAAGCCATCTTATGTGGAACCCTTGTTACAGGAGATGCACTCCCTTCGATTCGTGCTCTTGCAAAGGAATTAAAAATTAGCGTCATGACGACAAAACGTGCCTATGCGGATTTAGAACGTGACGGATTTATTGAAACGGTTGCAGGTAAAGGAAGCTTCGTATCTGATCGTAATCAGGATTTTTTACGAGAAGCGCTAGTTCGCCAAATTGAAGTGCATTTTACAAAGGCAATCTCGATTGCAAAAACGGCAAATGTTCGTCAAGACGAACTAATCGAGCTATTACAAGTGTTATTGGAGGAATCTACATGA
- a CDS encoding ABC transporter ATP-binding protein: MNAIEMKYVSKQFKNFRLNNLSFTVECGTIAGFIGQNAAGKSSTIKLILNLLKKQEGEILIFGKDHVEHEVELKAQIGVVFDELHVPDYLTPKELDVLYGHVYLSWDRPYFDRLLLQLDVPKYDTVKTMSKGTKMKLALCLALAHRPKLLILDEPTSGLDPIVRDEVLEILQGFMENEEHAILISSHITTDLEKIADTITFIHEGEILFSDNKDELLYGYGIWKGSHEEAHIIPKHSIIGTKDSAFGISHLVIREYVNPIIQLEKPTIDDIMLYFVKGRRRIYDSVSL; encoded by the coding sequence ATGAATGCGATTGAAATGAAGTACGTATCCAAACAATTTAAAAATTTCCGTTTAAATAATCTATCTTTTACTGTTGAATGTGGAACGATTGCAGGGTTTATTGGTCAAAATGCAGCTGGTAAATCCTCAACGATTAAGTTGATTTTAAATTTATTAAAAAAACAGGAAGGCGAAATTCTAATTTTCGGAAAAGATCATGTCGAACACGAAGTAGAATTGAAGGCACAGATTGGGGTAGTTTTTGATGAATTACACGTGCCTGACTATTTGACACCAAAAGAGCTAGATGTTCTATACGGTCATGTGTACTTGTCTTGGGATCGACCTTATTTTGATCGTTTATTATTACAACTAGATGTACCGAAATATGACACCGTAAAAACAATGTCGAAAGGGACGAAGATGAAACTTGCTCTTTGTTTAGCACTAGCTCATCGACCGAAGCTTTTAATATTAGATGAACCGACAAGTGGACTAGATCCAATCGTAAGAGATGAAGTACTTGAAATCCTACAGGGGTTTATGGAAAACGAAGAGCATGCTATCCTCATTTCTTCTCATATTACAACAGATCTAGAAAAAATCGCTGATACAATTACATTTATTCACGAAGGTGAAATTTTATTTAGTGATAATAAGGATGAATTATTGTATGGCTATGGTATTTGGAAAGGATCACATGAAGAAGCACATATTATTCCGAAGCATTCAATTATCGGGACGAAGGATTCCGCCTTTGGCATTTCTCATTTAGTGATACGAGAATATGTCAATCCGATTATTCAGCTAGAGAAGCCAACAATTGATGATATTATGCTGTATTTTGTAAAGGGGCGTCGTCGAATATATGATTCAGTATCTTTGTAA
- a CDS encoding ABC-2 transporter permease: MIQYLCKFYSGQLSLWFYFYPVLVALFSLILFLTNGEHAAYLLMTTCVTILCAFYFDLREQQRIMTAIFPIKKSTLLKTDFIFIFRYTCLFFISTIIYFGLFSSLFQQKLILPTIQFLIMLISLSFIIIGLFFSFRFIKYGKSLNVLMILMPAIIFGLNPIITFFTTSQLLVSLVFSGSIIFLMMSLWVRMVQDERSDVA, translated from the coding sequence ATGATTCAGTATCTTTGTAAATTCTACAGTGGACAGCTATCTTTATGGTTTTATTTTTATCCAGTTCTTGTTGCGCTTTTTTCATTAATTCTTTTTTTAACAAATGGGGAACATGCAGCCTATTTGCTGATGACGACATGCGTCACAATTTTGTGTGCATTCTATTTTGATTTACGCGAGCAGCAACGCATCATGACCGCTATATTTCCAATAAAAAAAAGTACACTTTTAAAAACTGACTTCATTTTTATTTTTCGCTATACTTGTCTTTTTTTTATTAGCACAATTATTTATTTCGGTCTTTTCAGTTCATTATTTCAACAAAAATTGATTCTTCCTACCATTCAATTCTTGATCATGCTAATTAGTCTAAGCTTTATCATTATTGGTCTATTTTTTAGTTTTCGATTTATAAAGTACGGTAAATCGCTAAATGTTTTAATGATTTTAATGCCCGCAATAATTTTCGGATTAAATCCAATCATTACATTTTTTACAACATCACAGCTACTTGTCTCGTTAGTCTTTAGTGGTAGCATCATTTTTTTAATGATGAGCCTGTGGGTTAGAATGGTTCAGGACGAGAGGAGTGATGTTGCATGA
- a CDS encoding M16 family metallopeptidase, with translation MVQVITCKNGVRIVAEQMSHVRSLSVGIWVNAGSRYEGPEENGITHFIEHMLFKGTKNRTARQIAEEFDRIGGEINAFTSKEHTCYYAKVLDHHGELAVSILADMFFNSLFSKEDIERERQVVLEEIYMSEDDPADDVHEKLWAVMFPEDALGRPILGTPETIATFDEAMIRSYMEKHYGPENVVISIAGNLEEGLLEKIEQLFGQYEASPALVVSSPSYPMFTAGEVEKLRDTEQAHIAIAFPAISVKDPLMYSFTALNNIIGGNMSSRLFQDVREDRGLAYSVFSYQSSYEDVGTFTIYASASKQNLDSLKQQIDQTLFDVVVGGVTEEELENAKEQLKGSFVLGLEGTEDHMNRNGVNELIHRNHRSMDEVLAKIDAISMESMDELITKILLNVPAIAIIGPENE, from the coding sequence ATGGTACAGGTGATTACATGTAAAAATGGTGTACGTATTGTGGCAGAGCAAATGTCACATGTACGTTCATTATCAGTTGGAATTTGGGTAAATGCAGGCTCACGCTATGAAGGCCCAGAAGAAAACGGGATTACTCATTTTATAGAGCATATGCTGTTTAAAGGCACGAAAAATCGTACAGCCCGTCAAATCGCTGAGGAATTTGACCGGATTGGTGGCGAAATTAATGCATTCACTTCAAAGGAACATACATGCTATTATGCGAAAGTATTAGATCACCACGGTGAATTAGCTGTTTCAATACTGGCAGATATGTTTTTCAATTCGCTATTTTCAAAGGAAGATATCGAGCGAGAGCGTCAAGTAGTATTAGAAGAAATTTATATGAGTGAGGATGACCCAGCAGACGATGTTCATGAAAAGCTATGGGCTGTTATGTTCCCTGAAGATGCACTAGGTCGCCCGATTTTAGGAACGCCAGAAACAATAGCTACTTTTGATGAAGCAATGATTCGTTCATATATGGAGAAGCACTATGGACCAGAAAATGTGGTTATCTCCATTGCGGGTAATTTAGAAGAGGGTTTGCTAGAAAAAATTGAACAGCTATTTGGCCAATACGAGGCAAGTCCAGCATTGGTCGTGTCTAGTCCTTCTTATCCAATGTTTACAGCAGGTGAGGTAGAAAAACTTCGGGATACAGAGCAAGCCCATATTGCAATTGCGTTCCCAGCTATTAGTGTGAAAGATCCACTAATGTATAGTTTTACTGCATTAAACAATATTATTGGTGGTAATATGAGTTCGCGATTATTCCAAGATGTACGTGAAGATCGAGGTCTTGCTTACTCCGTATTTAGTTATCAATCAAGCTATGAAGATGTTGGAACCTTTACAATTTATGCTTCTGCGTCAAAACAAAATTTAGATTCATTAAAACAACAAATCGACCAAACATTGTTTGATGTTGTTGTTGGTGGTGTGACGGAAGAAGAGTTAGAAAATGCGAAGGAACAACTAAAAGGTAGTTTCGTACTGGGGCTAGAAGGAACAGAAGACCATATGAATCGTAACGGAGTGAATGAACTTATTCACCGCAACCATCGTTCAATGGACGAAGTATTAGCTAAAATTGATGCCATTTCGATGGAATCAATGGATGAACTCATCACGAAAATTTTATTAAATGTCCCGGCGATTGCAATTATTGGACCGGAAAATGAATGA
- the pnp gene encoding polyribonucleotide nucleotidyltransferase — protein sequence MNEKKVFSYEWAGRPLVIEVGQLAKQANGAALVRYGETAVLSTATMSKSPKPLDFFPLTVNYEEKLYAAGKIPGGFIKREGRPSETAILASRLIDRPIRPMFPDGFRNEVQVISMVMSNDQNNPSDVAAMFGSSLALAISDIPFDGPIAGVHVGYIDGEFVINPTVEQATKSTIHLTVAGNKDAINMVEAGALEVPEEVMLEAIMFGHEEIKKLIAFQEEIAAAVGKEKQAVVIYELDAQLTADIKAICEADMNAAIQTVEKHAREEAITVVKERVISTYEEQEVDDETMKQVKGILDKMVKDEVRRLITEDKVRPDGRQLDEIRPLSSEVGLLDRTHGSALFTRGQTQALSICTLGALGDVQIIDGLGVEESKRWMHHYNFPQFSVGETGPIRGPGRREIGHGALGERALLAVIPDEADFPYTIRCVSEVLESNGSTSQASICASTLAMMDAGVPLKAPVAGIAMGLIKKGEHYSILTDIQGMEDHLGDMDFKVAGTAKGVTALQMDIKIDGLSRNILEEALTQAKIGRMHILDSMLATLPEARQSLSKYAPKISVIKINPDKIRDVIGPGGKQINKIIDETGVKIDTEQDGTIYISSSDETMIKRAREIIESIVREAKVGEYYMSTVKRIEKFGAFCEIFPGKDGLLHISEIQEERTKAVEDVLKLGDQLMVKCIEIDNQGRVNLSRKVVIKEEKERAEENK from the coding sequence ATGAACGAAAAAAAAGTCTTTTCGTATGAATGGGCTGGCCGTCCACTTGTAATAGAAGTAGGACAGTTAGCAAAACAAGCAAATGGTGCAGCTTTAGTGCGCTACGGAGAAACAGCAGTACTCTCAACTGCAACAATGTCTAAATCACCAAAACCTTTAGATTTCTTCCCATTAACAGTCAACTATGAAGAAAAATTATACGCTGCAGGTAAAATTCCTGGTGGCTTTATTAAACGTGAAGGCCGTCCATCTGAGACAGCTATATTAGCTTCACGCTTAATCGACCGTCCTATCCGTCCAATGTTCCCAGATGGCTTCCGAAATGAAGTACAAGTAATTTCAATGGTTATGTCAAATGATCAAAATAATCCATCTGATGTAGCAGCAATGTTCGGTTCATCATTAGCATTAGCTATTTCTGATATTCCATTCGATGGCCCAATTGCGGGTGTACACGTAGGATATATCGATGGCGAATTCGTTATTAACCCAACAGTAGAACAAGCGACAAAGTCAACTATTCATTTAACTGTAGCGGGTAATAAGGATGCAATTAACATGGTAGAAGCAGGGGCTCTAGAAGTTCCTGAAGAAGTTATGTTAGAAGCAATAATGTTCGGTCATGAAGAAATTAAAAAATTAATTGCTTTCCAAGAAGAAATTGCAGCTGCAGTAGGGAAAGAAAAGCAAGCAGTTGTAATTTATGAGTTAGATGCACAATTAACTGCTGATATTAAAGCAATTTGCGAAGCAGATATGAATGCTGCAATTCAAACAGTTGAAAAGCATGCTCGTGAGGAAGCAATTACTGTAGTAAAAGAACGTGTAATCTCAACTTACGAAGAGCAAGAAGTTGACGATGAGACGATGAAGCAAGTTAAAGGCATTTTAGATAAAATGGTGAAAGACGAAGTGCGTCGTTTAATTACAGAAGATAAAGTGCGTCCAGATGGTCGTCAATTAGACGAGATTCGTCCTCTTTCTTCTGAAGTTGGTTTATTAGATCGTACACACGGTTCTGCACTATTTACGCGTGGTCAAACACAAGCGTTATCAATTTGTACACTAGGTGCTTTAGGTGATGTACAAATTATTGATGGTTTAGGTGTAGAGGAATCAAAACGTTGGATGCACCATTACAACTTCCCTCAATTTTCAGTAGGGGAAACTGGTCCAATCCGTGGTCCAGGTCGCCGTGAAATCGGACACGGTGCATTAGGAGAACGTGCACTACTTGCAGTTATTCCAGATGAAGCAGACTTCCCATATACAATCCGTTGTGTATCTGAAGTTTTAGAATCAAATGGGTCAACTTCACAAGCGTCAATCTGTGCGTCGACATTAGCGATGATGGATGCAGGAGTTCCATTAAAAGCACCAGTAGCAGGTATTGCAATGGGACTTATTAAAAAAGGTGAACATTACTCAATTTTAACAGACATTCAAGGGATGGAAGATCACCTTGGGGATATGGACTTTAAAGTAGCAGGTACAGCTAAAGGTGTAACAGCTCTTCAAATGGATATTAAAATCGATGGCTTATCACGCAATATTTTAGAAGAAGCATTAACACAAGCAAAAATTGGACGTATGCACATTTTAGATTCAATGTTAGCGACATTACCTGAAGCTCGTCAATCATTATCAAAATACGCGCCAAAAATTTCTGTTATTAAAATTAATCCAGATAAAATCCGTGACGTTATCGGACCTGGTGGTAAACAGATTAACAAAATCATTGATGAAACTGGCGTGAAAATTGATACAGAGCAAGATGGTACGATTTACATTTCATCTTCTGATGAAACAATGATTAAGCGTGCTCGTGAAATTATTGAATCAATCGTACGAGAAGCAAAAGTTGGCGAGTACTACATGTCGACTGTTAAACGTATCGAAAAATTCGGTGCATTCTGTGAAATCTTCCCAGGTAAAGACGGCTTACTACACATTTCTGAAATTCAAGAAGAACGTACGAAAGCAGTAGAAGATGTATTAAAGCTTGGTGATCAACTAATGGTGAAATGTATCGAAATCGACAATCAAGGTCGTGTGAACTTATCACGTAAAGTAGTCATTAAAGAAGAAAAAGAACGCGCAGAAGAAAACAAATAA
- the rpsO gene encoding 30S ribosomal protein S15 has product MAITQQRKNEIIAEYRTHESDTGSPEVQIAVLTAEINALNTHLATHKKDFHSQRGLLKMVGKRRHLLKYLRENDVARYRELINKLGLRR; this is encoded by the coding sequence ATGGCAATTACACAACAACGTAAAAACGAAATTATCGCTGAGTACCGTACTCACGAAAGCGACACTGGTTCTCCAGAAGTACAAATCGCTGTATTAACTGCAGAAATCAACGCTTTAAATACTCACTTAGCTACTCACAAAAAAGATTTCCACTCTCAACGTGGTCTTCTTAAAATGGTAGGTAAACGTCGTCACTTATTAAAATACTTACGTGAAAACGACGTTGCACGTTACCGTGAATTAATTAACAAACTTGGATTACGTCGCTAA
- the ribF gene encoding riboflavin biosynthesis protein RibF: MNVIHLKYPHQLSKEANKDSYSLAVGFFDGVHKGHQAVIESAKEKAQQLNIKSAVMTFDPHPSIVLGGRNEKVFYITPLAQKLDTLEKLNVDTVFVVNFTSDFAKLAPEEFIQYFILDLNVKHVTAGFDFSFGAFGKGNMTMMEHLSKGQFGVTIVEKQQDTEEKISSTRIRKYLQNGEMEQVRTLLGRAFEVPGIVVHGDKRGRTMGFPTANVQAMEGCYIPATGVYAVKILVQNEVFNGVCNVGYKPTFKNPDEKRLSIEVHILNFDKNIYGEEVVVCWYKRIRSERKFNGIDALIQQIELDKQQAIRYFEQLS; the protein is encoded by the coding sequence ATGAACGTAATTCATTTAAAATACCCGCATCAATTATCGAAGGAAGCAAATAAAGATTCGTATTCATTAGCGGTAGGCTTTTTTGATGGTGTACATAAAGGGCATCAAGCAGTTATTGAATCGGCAAAAGAAAAAGCACAGCAATTGAATATTAAAAGTGCAGTCATGACGTTTGATCCACATCCATCGATTGTATTAGGTGGACGCAATGAAAAAGTATTTTATATTACACCTCTTGCTCAAAAGCTTGATACTTTAGAAAAATTGAATGTTGATACTGTTTTTGTTGTGAATTTCACATCAGATTTTGCTAAACTAGCTCCCGAAGAATTTATCCAATACTTCATTTTAGATTTGAATGTCAAACATGTAACAGCTGGGTTTGATTTTTCATTCGGTGCATTTGGAAAAGGCAATATGACGATGATGGAGCATTTATCAAAGGGGCAATTTGGTGTGACAATTGTTGAAAAACAACAAGATACGGAAGAGAAAATTAGCTCGACACGAATTCGGAAATATTTGCAAAATGGTGAGATGGAACAAGTTCGTACACTTTTAGGGCGTGCTTTTGAAGTTCCAGGGATTGTTGTGCATGGGGATAAGCGTGGTCGTACGATGGGCTTCCCAACTGCCAATGTTCAAGCGATGGAAGGTTGCTACATCCCTGCAACAGGCGTGTATGCAGTAAAAATATTAGTTCAAAATGAAGTGTTTAATGGTGTTTGTAATGTAGGCTACAAGCCAACCTTTAAAAATCCAGACGAAAAGCGACTATCAATCGAAGTGCATATTTTAAACTTCGATAAAAATATATACGGGGAAGAAGTCGTTGTCTGTTGGTATAAACGTATTCGAAGCGAGCGTAAATTTAATGGAATAGATGCACTTATTCAGCAAATTGAATTGGATAAGCAACAAGCGATTCGTTATTTTGAGCAACTGTCTTAA